One window of the Pyrinomonadaceae bacterium genome contains the following:
- a CDS encoding secondary thiamine-phosphate synthase enzyme YjbQ translates to MYTLKVRSKQREELVEFTDEVQRQLTDSGAKEGVVVLYVQHTTAGLTVNENADPDVPRDMLHALRTLIPQHGMGFRHGEENSDAHIKASLVGPSVTVPFNEGRLLLGRWQGIFMCEFDGGRERKIIMMIR, encoded by the coding sequence ATGTACACCCTCAAAGTCCGTTCAAAACAACGCGAAGAACTCGTCGAATTCACCGACGAAGTTCAGCGCCAACTCACTGACTCAGGGGCAAAGGAAGGCGTCGTCGTGCTTTATGTGCAGCACACGACCGCCGGCCTGACGGTGAACGAGAACGCCGATCCGGACGTGCCGCGCGATATGCTGCACGCGTTGCGTACTCTGATTCCGCAGCACGGCATGGGCTTTCGGCACGGTGAAGAAAACTCAGACGCGCACATCAAAGCTAGCTTAGTCGGTCCGAGCGTTACAGTTCCCTTCAACGAGGGAAGACTTCTCCTGGGTCGCTGGCAGGGAATTTTCATGTGTGAGTTCGACGGCGGCCGCGAACGGAAGATAATCATGATGATTCGCTGA
- a CDS encoding glycine cleavage T C-terminal barrel domain-containing protein, with the protein MAETISTSEYSAVRDGGAGLIDQSSRGRILVSGSEAVLFLNGLITNDMKTLAANSWMTAAFANVQGRLLAAVRIAHREDGFLIDTESATRETVITLLERFTLAGDFHLQDLTDKTAMLSVQGKGAAEIISRVFGEAAATVERQKIVNAQLNDTSVTVIRATHTAEDGFDVFSDANSSSKLGDALTAAGAAHISNATFETLRIEARVPLYGIDMDETNVVTETNLEDAVSFTKGCYLGQEIIVRIKHRGHVAKKLSGVILDDATPVPRNSKIISSEGKEIGRVTSSAFSPRLGHAIALGYLKYDYLAAGTELKVVAPEGETNATVADLPFVRGSWYEA; encoded by the coding sequence ATGGCCGAAACAATTTCAACCTCTGAATACTCCGCGGTGCGCGATGGCGGCGCCGGCCTGATAGATCAATCTTCGCGCGGCCGTATCCTCGTGAGCGGGTCCGAAGCCGTGCTGTTTCTCAACGGCCTAATCACGAATGACATGAAGACTCTCGCAGCGAATTCGTGGATGACGGCCGCGTTCGCGAATGTGCAAGGCCGTCTGCTCGCCGCGGTCCGCATCGCGCATCGCGAAGACGGCTTTCTTATAGACACGGAAAGCGCGACACGTGAGACGGTGATCACGCTGCTGGAGCGATTCACGCTCGCCGGTGATTTTCACTTGCAGGATTTAACTGATAAGACGGCGATGCTTTCCGTGCAAGGAAAAGGTGCAGCCGAGATCATTTCCCGCGTGTTCGGTGAAGCAGCCGCGACCGTGGAGCGTCAAAAAATAGTGAACGCGCAGTTGAACGATACGTCAGTGACTGTTATTCGCGCGACGCACACTGCCGAAGACGGCTTTGATGTTTTTAGTGACGCGAACAGCAGCTCGAAATTGGGTGACGCGTTGACGGCGGCCGGCGCGGCGCACATCTCAAATGCGACATTCGAGACGCTGCGCATCGAAGCGCGCGTCCCGCTCTATGGCATCGACATGGATGAGACCAATGTCGTGACCGAAACGAATCTGGAAGATGCAGTCAGCTTTACGAAAGGCTGTTACCTCGGGCAGGAGATCATCGTCCGTATCAAACATCGCGGTCATGTGGCGAAGAAGCTGAGCGGAGTGATACTGGACGACGCGACGCCGGTTCCGCGCAACTCAAAGATTATTTCGAGCGAGGGCAAAGAGATTGGTCGCGTGACATCATCCGCGTTTTCGCCGCGGCTGGGCCACGCAATTGCGCTCGGCTATCTCAAGTACGATTATTTGGCGGCGGGCACTGAACTGAAAGTCGTTGCGCCTGAAGGCGAGACCAACGCCACTGTCGCAGATTTACCATTTGTGCGCGGGAGTTGGTACGAGGCTTAG
- a CDS encoding cupin domain-containing protein encodes MRRILYLSLFLIACAVPALAQDPVKVDPKHYKVEFENANVRVLRVKIGPGEKSMMHQHPDAVAVFQSSGKGKFTFPDGKTEERDIVAGQALWTPATIHLPENIGTTAFEVILIEMKNDAKATTPKKPQPATAP; translated from the coding sequence ATGCGTCGAATATTGTACTTATCTCTGTTTCTAATCGCCTGCGCCGTTCCCGCGTTGGCACAGGATCCAGTCAAAGTCGATCCCAAACATTACAAGGTGGAATTCGAGAACGCCAATGTGCGCGTCCTGCGCGTCAAAATAGGCCCGGGAGAGAAGTCGATGATGCATCAGCATCCGGATGCGGTCGCCGTCTTCCAATCCAGCGGCAAAGGCAAATTCACATTTCCCGATGGGAAGACCGAAGAAAGAGACATCGTCGCTGGTCAGGCGCTCTGGACACCGGCAACCATACATCTCCCCGAGAACATTGGCACCACCGCGTTCGAAGTTATTCTCATTGAGATGAAAAACGACGCGAAAGCCACCACCCCCAAGAAACCGCAACCGGCAACTGCGCCCTAA
- a CDS encoding uracil-DNA glycosylase, whose amino-acid sequence MDKKEQFARLTAEAANCTRCPAMCGRAAVLSELNGSVDARVMFIGEAPGRKGADQTRIPFSGDQSGKNFESFLAAASLQRSEIFITSAALCNPRGASGANRRPATQELRNCSDFLRRTIELVNPEIIVSLGGVALEALKRLHDHPFTLRDDGAKVRQWNSRTLIPLYHPSPQVLITSRNAIQQMRDYKVVKRAVGSAGASPAST is encoded by the coding sequence ATGGACAAGAAAGAGCAATTCGCAAGATTGACCGCTGAAGCGGCGAACTGTACTCGCTGTCCGGCGATGTGCGGACGCGCCGCCGTCTTGAGCGAACTCAACGGTTCGGTTGACGCGCGCGTAATGTTTATCGGCGAAGCACCCGGACGAAAGGGCGCCGACCAAACGCGGATTCCATTCTCAGGCGATCAATCGGGAAAGAACTTCGAGAGTTTTCTTGCGGCCGCGAGTTTGCAGCGATCAGAAATTTTCATCACCAGCGCGGCGCTGTGTAATCCGCGCGGCGCGTCCGGCGCGAACCGGCGGCCGGCTACTCAGGAACTGCGCAACTGTTCTGACTTTCTCCGGCGCACAATTGAGCTGGTTAATCCGGAAATAATCGTGTCACTAGGCGGAGTTGCGCTTGAAGCGCTGAAGCGTCTGCACGATCATCCATTCACATTGCGTGACGATGGCGCGAAGGTGCGGCAGTGGAACAGTCGAACGTTGATTCCGCTGTATCACCCGAGCCCGCAAGTCTTGATCACCAGCCGCAATGCGATTCAGCAGATGCGCGATTACAAGGTGGTGAAGAGAGCAGTTGGGAGCGCGGGCGCCTCGCCCGCATCAACATGA
- a CDS encoding transglycosylase SLT domain-containing protein encodes MIHFHRHRFAFLLMSLSTIIAVVAPLFLISSCQSLQQTPPELKARENLRSMTRGGVLPADNVVARIENDFPRTTAGSLAKVVRARIRLKANDHAGAASLLDSRAFADHTTIPDHVLWMRGNALEQAGRRVEARAAYESLGRDYPNSLRARDALIRVAQMMMQDGQFAAMPSLLRPLVEKNDGTALLLAAKAHEQLSDSTGGLASYRRVYFFAPASSEAGEAASAISRLGSSTAPATADEAKSRAEKLFAAKRYGEAYDAYTSLFLGSPSSLTSELAARRIIAAANARKFVEANAALSASSGATGEARAEAIYHVALAYARGKQWASARTTAEDLRRQYPTSLWTMRAFVQSGQRAEEAKNDADASHFYRAAVSSFAGNPEVTPAHFYIAWVAHEGKNFTESSRLLIEHVATYAGNNSDFRGKSAYWAARDSERAGKLAEARAIYQALLDRYDANWYGYLSKQRLADLDRAGAPRRDFPADSQIGRAVANLKTVTVAEETAGQAEDERIAKADQLSIVGSDDWALEELALAAATAPNSPRVNLAIAKIYRSRNDNVQAFNALRRSYPDYSQMKVEEMRREEWDVFYPLQYWDIISQEARARGVDPYQVAGLIRQESVFNPRAVSSARAYGLMQLIVPTAVTTARHVGADRSITMDALFEPRFNIQLGTAHFKELLDKFGRIEYVAIAYNAGPGRVGPWRASLPLQMDEFQEGVPFRETRLYIQGIVRNGLQYRRLYDENGNFRSEVGARAVYPSPGSSPSPADSIKIRRMTDEEEE; translated from the coding sequence ATGATTCATTTTCACCGACATCGTTTCGCATTTCTGCTGATGAGCCTGAGTACGATTATCGCGGTGGTCGCGCCGCTGTTTCTGATTTCGAGCTGCCAAAGTTTGCAGCAGACGCCGCCGGAGTTGAAGGCGCGGGAAAACCTGCGCTCGATGACGCGCGGCGGCGTGCTGCCGGCGGACAATGTGGTCGCTCGCATCGAAAACGATTTTCCGCGCACGACGGCCGGATCGCTCGCGAAAGTTGTGCGCGCGCGCATCAGGTTGAAGGCGAATGACCATGCGGGCGCGGCGTCGCTGCTCGATTCGCGCGCGTTCGCCGATCACACGACGATTCCAGATCACGTTTTGTGGATGCGCGGCAACGCGCTTGAGCAAGCCGGTCGTCGCGTGGAAGCGCGGGCGGCTTACGAAAGCCTCGGCCGCGATTATCCAAATTCGTTGCGCGCGCGTGACGCGTTGATTCGTGTCGCACAGATGATGATGCAGGATGGGCAGTTCGCCGCTATGCCGTCGTTGCTGAGGCCGCTGGTTGAAAAGAATGACGGAACCGCCTTGTTGCTGGCCGCGAAAGCTCACGAGCAGCTCAGTGACTCAACGGGCGGACTCGCGAGCTATCGACGGGTCTACTTCTTCGCGCCCGCGTCTTCCGAAGCCGGAGAAGCCGCCAGCGCAATCTCTCGTCTCGGATCGAGCACTGCGCCCGCAACTGCCGACGAGGCAAAGTCGCGGGCTGAGAAACTCTTCGCGGCCAAACGTTACGGTGAAGCGTACGACGCTTACACATCTCTGTTTCTTGGTTCACCTTCATCGCTGACTTCGGAACTGGCGGCGCGTCGAATCATTGCTGCCGCGAACGCGCGCAAGTTTGTTGAAGCGAACGCGGCGCTTTCGGCGTCTTCAGGTGCAACCGGCGAAGCTCGCGCCGAAGCGATCTACCACGTGGCGCTGGCTTACGCGCGCGGAAAACAGTGGGCTTCGGCGCGCACTACGGCTGAAGATCTCCGCCGGCAATATCCGACCAGCCTGTGGACGATGCGCGCCTTCGTGCAATCCGGACAGCGCGCGGAAGAAGCTAAGAATGATGCGGACGCGAGCCACTTCTATCGCGCCGCCGTGAGCTCCTTTGCCGGCAATCCGGAAGTCACGCCTGCCCATTTCTATATCGCATGGGTCGCGCATGAAGGGAAAAACTTTACGGAATCATCACGGCTATTAATTGAACACGTGGCAACGTACGCGGGCAACAACTCGGACTTCCGCGGCAAGTCAGCTTACTGGGCAGCGCGCGACAGCGAACGGGCCGGCAAACTCGCTGAAGCGCGCGCTATTTATCAAGCTCTGTTAGATCGTTACGACGCAAATTGGTACGGCTATCTTTCGAAGCAGCGATTGGCTGATTTAGATCGCGCGGGCGCGCCGCGCAGAGACTTTCCGGCGGACTCGCAAATTGGCCGCGCGGTCGCGAATTTGAAGACCGTGACGGTGGCTGAGGAAACGGCAGGTCAAGCCGAAGACGAGCGAATTGCGAAAGCGGACCAGCTCTCAATCGTCGGCAGTGACGATTGGGCGCTGGAAGAACTCGCGTTGGCCGCGGCGACCGCGCCAAACAGTCCCCGCGTTAATCTCGCGATTGCGAAAATTTATCGATCGCGCAACGACAACGTGCAGGCATTCAACGCGCTGCGACGCAGTTATCCGGATTACTCGCAGATGAAAGTGGAAGAGATGCGCCGCGAAGAGTGGGACGTCTTCTATCCTTTGCAGTACTGGGACATCATTTCTCAGGAAGCGCGGGCGCGCGGAGTCGATCCTTACCAAGTCGCGGGATTGATTCGCCAGGAATCAGTTTTTAATCCGCGGGCAGTTTCTTCGGCGCGGGCTTACGGCCTTATGCAATTGATCGTGCCGACGGCGGTCACTACTGCGCGACACGTGGGCGCCGATCGCTCAATCACGATGGACGCATTGTTTGAGCCGCGCTTTAACATTCAACTTGGCACGGCGCACTTCAAAGAGCTACTCGACAAATTCGGACGCATTGAATACGTGGCCATCGCGTATAACGCCGGACCCGGCCGCGTCGGGCCATGGCGCGCCAGTTTGCCTTTGCAGATGGATGAATTTCAGGAAGGGGTGCCGTTCCGCGAGACGCGGCTCTACATTCAGGGGATAGTGCGCAACGGCCTTCAGTATCGAAGGCTCTACGACGAGAACGGAAACTTCCGATCGGAAGTAGGCGCGCGCGCGGTTTATCCTTCGCCCGGCTCTTCGCCGTCGCCGGCCGATTCAATCAAAATCCGCCGCATGACGGATGAAGAGGAAGAATAG